From Fretibacterium sp. OH1220_COT-178, the proteins below share one genomic window:
- a CDS encoding ABC transporter ATP-binding protein produces the protein MSAPLMEVRNLTKRFGGLAAVNDVSFSVTEGEILSVIGPNGAGKSTLFKLISSFLSVSSGKVVYRGEDITSMSPHLVARKGIVRTFQETTIFRNMTAIDNVVVAHHLQSTASLPGFFLGTPAARSDEARFRESAAEILDYLGLGDVKEMLASTLPHGYLRALGIAIGMAARPKLLLLDEPFAGMNSDETEHAMQMVRGIRDRGVTVLLVEHDMPAVMSISDRIVVLNFGKKIAEGVPAAIQSDEAVIEAYLGREDEEVGF, from the coding sequence ATGAGCGCTCCGCTCATGGAGGTCAGGAATCTGACCAAGCGCTTCGGGGGACTGGCGGCCGTGAACGACGTCTCCTTCTCGGTCACGGAGGGGGAGATCCTGAGCGTCATCGGCCCCAACGGGGCGGGAAAGAGCACGCTCTTCAAGCTGATCTCGTCCTTCCTCTCCGTCAGCTCCGGCAAGGTCGTCTATCGGGGGGAGGACATCACCTCGATGTCGCCCCATCTGGTCGCCCGCAAGGGAATCGTCCGGACCTTCCAGGAGACGACGATCTTCCGCAACATGACGGCCATCGACAACGTCGTGGTGGCCCACCACCTGCAGAGCACGGCATCCCTGCCCGGCTTCTTCCTCGGGACTCCGGCGGCGCGGAGCGACGAGGCCCGTTTCCGGGAGAGCGCCGCGGAGATCCTCGACTACCTGGGGCTCGGGGATGTGAAGGAGATGCTGGCCTCCACGCTGCCGCACGGCTACCTCCGCGCCCTGGGCATCGCCATCGGGATGGCGGCCCGACCGAAACTGCTGCTTCTGGACGAACCCTTCGCCGGCATGAACTCCGACGAGACGGAGCACGCGATGCAGATGGTGCGCGGCATTCGCGACCGGGGCGTCACGGTGCTGCTGGTGGAGCACGACATGCCCGCCGTCATGAGCATCAGCGACCGGATCGTGGTGCTGAACTTCGGCAAGAAGATCGCGGAGGGCGTCCCTGCCGCGATACAATCGGACGAGGCGGTTATCGAGGCCTACCTTGGCCGTGAGGATGAGGAGGTGGGGTTCTGA
- a CDS encoding branched-chain amino acid ABC transporter permease — translation MGQVLFNGLYTGAQYALIALGLTLIFALMNVLNFAHGQLYVLGGFVTYYIYGGMKLPFFVALIASALTLAAVGCLFELFFFRPVLRRSAREESSMLLSAGTAMMVESLVLIFFGEKHRGVPAVIGGVFNVGGVFIPKGRLLVIGLSCLFIAVFILFMRYTRPGRALRAMAQDAETARLMGVNVGRYAILGWALAAMLAGLAGAMLVPISGVNAGLGQWISVKAFIMVMIGGAGAISGAILGGLTLGMLESWGYYFFPGGETYLIIFAALIVFLALRPNGLMGKAVS, via the coding sequence TTGGGACAAGTATTGTTTAACGGACTGTACACAGGGGCTCAGTACGCGTTGATCGCCCTGGGGCTGACGCTGATCTTCGCCCTGATGAACGTCCTCAACTTCGCTCACGGACAGCTTTATGTCCTGGGCGGATTCGTCACCTATTACATCTACGGCGGCATGAAGCTGCCGTTCTTCGTCGCCCTGATCGCGTCCGCACTGACCCTGGCCGCGGTGGGCTGTCTTTTCGAGCTTTTCTTCTTCCGTCCCGTTCTTCGTCGCAGCGCCCGCGAGGAGAGCTCGATGCTTCTCTCCGCCGGAACGGCCATGATGGTGGAGAGCCTCGTCCTCATCTTCTTCGGGGAGAAGCACCGCGGGGTCCCCGCCGTCATCGGCGGGGTCTTCAACGTAGGCGGCGTCTTCATCCCCAAGGGAAGGCTTCTCGTGATCGGCCTCTCCTGCCTGTTCATCGCAGTATTCATCCTTTTCATGCGCTACACCCGTCCCGGCCGGGCCCTGAGGGCCATGGCTCAGGACGCCGAGACCGCCCGCCTGATGGGAGTCAACGTGGGACGCTACGCCATCCTGGGTTGGGCCCTCGCGGCGATGCTGGCCGGCCTGGCGGGCGCGATGCTGGTGCCCATCTCGGGGGTCAACGCGGGGCTGGGGCAGTGGATCTCCGTCAAGGCCTTCATCATGGTCATGATCGGCGGGGCCGGAGCCATCTCGGGGGCCATACTCGGCGGGCTCACTCTAGGTATGCTCGAGTCCTGGGGCTACTACTTCTTCCCCGGCGGAGAGACGTACCTGATCATCTTCGCGGCACTGATCGTCTTCCTTGCCCTGCGTCCGAACGGCCTGATGGGCAAGGCCGTCAGCTAG
- a CDS encoding branched-chain amino acid ABC transporter permease, producing the protein MKPKKIALLALFLLIYLVGIPLVLKGKPYFLGVLTTASVLSVISAGVWLIFYIGRINIGQGAFTLVGGYTSAILVSRLGCSFWTSLVGAVVVTVLLSILIGMPLLRLKGVYFSMITLSLTETARLAAQSFPSITNGAKGILNLPLPGALKIGGLTLVPDFATVDKHLAFYYLGALLLIVGFAVLYRIVNSRLGWLFRSLQQNEDLASSFGVDVPRLRVIALAICAAFAGVGGAFFVAMQQSVYPASFTVQDSTYFLLYCFLGGLGSVWGALVGTFVLFISFEMLQGLNQYQPLIYSLIMIGMMLWLPNGLLSLKLPWGRNHFVCADDSAPEEREVER; encoded by the coding sequence ATGAAACCGAAAAAAATCGCGCTGCTCGCGCTGTTTTTGTTGATCTATCTCGTGGGGATCCCCCTCGTCCTCAAAGGGAAACCCTATTTTCTCGGGGTCCTGACCACCGCGTCCGTCCTGAGCGTGATCAGCGCCGGCGTCTGGCTGATCTTCTACATCGGCCGCATCAACATCGGTCAGGGAGCCTTCACCCTGGTGGGGGGCTATACCTCCGCCATCCTGGTCTCCCGGCTGGGTTGCTCCTTCTGGACCTCCCTGGTGGGCGCCGTCGTCGTGACGGTGTTGCTCAGCATCCTGATCGGGATGCCCCTGCTGCGCCTGAAGGGCGTCTATTTCTCGATGATCACCCTGAGCCTGACGGAGACGGCGCGTTTGGCGGCCCAGAGCTTTCCCTCGATCACCAACGGGGCCAAGGGCATCCTCAACCTGCCTCTGCCCGGGGCGCTGAAGATCGGCGGGCTGACCCTCGTGCCCGATTTCGCGACGGTGGACAAGCACCTGGCCTTCTACTACCTCGGTGCGCTCCTCCTCATCGTGGGGTTCGCCGTGCTCTACAGGATCGTCAACAGCCGCCTGGGCTGGCTCTTCCGATCCCTGCAGCAGAACGAGGACCTGGCCTCCTCCTTCGGGGTCGACGTCCCCAGGCTGCGCGTGATCGCTCTGGCGATCTGCGCCGCGTTCGCCGGGGTCGGCGGCGCGTTCTTCGTCGCCATGCAGCAGTCCGTCTATCCTGCGTCCTTCACCGTTCAGGACTCCACCTACTTTCTGCTCTACTGCTTCCTCGGCGGCCTGGGCAGCGTCTGGGGGGCGCTCGTCGGGACGTTCGTGCTCTTCATCAGCTTCGAGATGCTCCAGGGGCTCAACCAGTATCAGCCCCTCATCTACTCCCTGATCATGATCGGCATGATGCTCTGGCTGCCCAACGGGCTTCTGAGCCTCAAACTGCCCTGGGGGCGCAACCATTTCGTCTGCGCGGATGACTCTGCCCCGGAAGAAAGGGAGGTGGAGAGATGA
- a CDS encoding aspartate/glutamate racemase family protein produces the protein MKLLVINSNMNRDITDKIRDVSRSLVNPGTTVDVICAEWGVPVIEGNYDAAFGALATVELVKRHEEDYDAFVIACYCDPGLYAARELTDKPVYGIAQSSMLAACTFGHRFSILSPLNRFKPVIESLVRYYGLEALCASVRTVNTMDVKQSFDNLKEANRVFALEARRAVEEDGAEVICLGGASFSGRDRAIGEEAGGVVCIDGLSAALKQAEAYHSLGYTSSKVGLFEAPRAKVRTLPGGVEI, from the coding sequence ATGAAATTGCTGGTGATCAACTCCAACATGAACCGAGACATCACGGACAAAATCCGCGACGTCTCCCGCAGCCTGGTGAACCCCGGAACGACGGTGGACGTGATCTGTGCGGAGTGGGGCGTGCCGGTGATCGAGGGCAACTACGACGCGGCCTTCGGCGCATTGGCGACGGTCGAGCTGGTCAAGCGCCATGAAGAGGACTACGACGCCTTTGTCATCGCCTGCTACTGCGACCCCGGCCTCTATGCCGCCCGCGAGCTGACGGACAAGCCGGTCTACGGCATCGCCCAGTCCTCCATGCTGGCGGCATGCACCTTCGGGCATCGCTTCAGCATCCTCTCCCCCCTGAACCGCTTCAAGCCCGTGATCGAGAGCCTGGTTCGCTATTACGGGCTGGAGGCCCTGTGCGCCTCGGTCCGAACGGTCAACACGATGGATGTCAAGCAGTCCTTCGACAACCTCAAGGAGGCCAACAGGGTCTTCGCCCTCGAGGCGCGCCGGGCCGTGGAGGAGGACGGAGCCGAGGTGATCTGCCTTGGCGGGGCCTCCTTCTCCGGCCGGGATCGTGCGATCGGCGAGGAGGCGGGCGGCGTGGTCTGCATCGACGGGCTGTCCGCCGCTCTCAAGCAGGCGGAGGCCTATCACAGCCTCGGCTACACGAGCAGCAAGGTGGGGCTCTTCGAGGCTCCGCGCGCCAAGGTGCGGACGCTGCCGGGCGGAGTGGAGATTTAG
- a CDS encoding ABC transporter substrate-binding protein encodes MGKFCVGSRKVLASLLVVLLSLSLCGAALAAEKELKIGVLGVMSGPAASWGLVNRYCAEASAKMINDKGGFQIGEDTYKIKIVAVDDRNDPKVSVSGAERLIYEEGIRYIIGPNIDPTSMAIVPVIEKGKAISIPYAFSKKLYTAPASNSILGMIASYQAGPVIYSYLMKEKGIKTIAFVARNDSESLNQREEGVEAAKKLGLEIVADKDTYEPGTTDFFPVMSSVVGKKPDLLVLSGAAPADTPLLIKTARELGFEGILSTETAQDAKVIAELAGDAANGFISVGGASTPEIRSDYMEEFIKEYEKVAGEWNDEAGTKVYALEIILNTLKQAGPEAIDDVEKFKAAMETFTMPNPYLKDNRPLHYIGTPYFGQKRQISIPMVVTVFEGGDFKTLFVGSAE; translated from the coding sequence ATGGGTAAGTTCTGTGTTGGGTCTCGTAAGGTCCTCGCGTCGCTTCTGGTTGTCCTGCTTTCCCTGTCGCTCTGCGGAGCCGCGCTGGCGGCGGAGAAGGAACTGAAGATCGGAGTGCTTGGCGTCATGAGCGGCCCGGCGGCCTCCTGGGGGCTGGTCAATCGCTACTGCGCCGAGGCGTCCGCCAAGATGATCAACGACAAGGGCGGATTCCAGATCGGGGAGGACACCTACAAGATCAAGATCGTCGCGGTCGACGACCGCAACGATCCCAAGGTCTCCGTGTCCGGCGCCGAGCGGCTCATTTACGAGGAGGGGATCCGCTACATCATCGGTCCCAACATCGACCCCACCTCCATGGCCATCGTCCCCGTGATCGAGAAGGGCAAGGCCATCAGCATCCCCTACGCCTTCTCCAAGAAGCTCTACACCGCCCCGGCCAGCAACTCGATCCTGGGCATGATCGCCTCCTACCAGGCCGGGCCCGTCATCTACTCCTATCTGATGAAGGAGAAGGGCATCAAGACCATCGCGTTCGTCGCGCGCAACGACTCCGAGTCCCTCAACCAGAGGGAGGAGGGCGTCGAGGCCGCCAAGAAACTGGGGCTGGAGATCGTCGCGGATAAGGACACCTACGAGCCCGGCACCACGGACTTCTTCCCCGTCATGTCGAGCGTCGTCGGCAAGAAGCCCGACCTGCTGGTGCTCTCCGGAGCCGCTCCCGCGGACACGCCCCTTCTGATCAAGACGGCGCGCGAGCTCGGGTTCGAGGGGATCCTCAGCACGGAGACCGCCCAGGACGCGAAGGTGATCGCGGAACTGGCCGGCGATGCGGCCAACGGATTCATCTCCGTGGGCGGCGCGAGCACCCCCGAGATCCGCAGCGACTACATGGAGGAGTTCATCAAGGAGTACGAGAAGGTCGCCGGCGAGTGGAACGACGAGGCGGGGACGAAGGTCTACGCGCTCGAGATCATCCTGAACACCCTCAAGCAGGCCGGTCCCGAGGCCATCGACGACGTGGAGAAGTTCAAGGCCGCCATGGAGACCTTCACGATGCCCAACCCCTACCTGAAGGACAACAGGCCCCTGCACTACATCGGCACGCCCTACTTCGGCCAGAAGCGCCAGATCTCCATCCCCATGGTCGTCACCGTCTTCGAGGGCGGGGACTTCAAGACCCTCTTCGTCGGCAGCGCGGAGTAG
- a CDS encoding ABC transporter ATP-binding protein, with protein sequence MLEAKNMNITYDCVRALRGVSVSLKSGEIVTLIGANGAGKTSVLRAITGLRRLDSGEITFEGERIDRLSVEEIVERGITMVPEGRHVFPLMTVKDNLLMGAFLRRKRAEIEESLEQVFARFPRLKERIGQIAGTMSGGEQQMLVIGRGLMARPKLLLLDEPSLGVAPIFVQEIARAIVQINREDKVGIILVEQNSRMALKISHRAYVMVTGRVALEGDSAALRDDERVRKAYLGGEVDGSTSSSNN encoded by the coding sequence ATGCTGGAAGCCAAGAATATGAACATCACCTACGACTGCGTTCGGGCGCTTCGCGGCGTCTCCGTCTCGTTGAAGAGCGGGGAGATCGTGACGCTCATAGGGGCGAACGGGGCGGGCAAGACCTCGGTGCTCCGCGCGATCACGGGGCTTCGCCGTCTGGACTCCGGCGAGATCACCTTCGAGGGCGAACGGATCGACCGCCTCTCGGTGGAGGAGATCGTGGAGCGGGGGATCACCATGGTCCCGGAGGGGCGTCACGTCTTTCCGCTGATGACGGTCAAGGACAACCTGCTGATGGGGGCCTTCCTGCGCCGCAAGCGTGCGGAGATCGAGGAGTCCCTGGAACAGGTTTTCGCCCGTTTCCCCCGGCTCAAGGAAAGGATCGGCCAGATTGCGGGGACCATGAGCGGCGGCGAACAGCAGATGCTCGTCATCGGCCGCGGGCTGATGGCGCGTCCCAAGCTCCTGCTGCTGGACGAGCCGTCGCTGGGGGTGGCGCCCATCTTCGTTCAGGAGATCGCCCGAGCCATCGTCCAGATCAACCGAGAGGACAAGGTCGGCATCATCCTGGTGGAGCAGAACTCCCGCATGGCCCTTAAGATCTCCCACCGTGCCTACGTGATGGTGACGGGACGGGTCGCCCTGGAGGGCGATTCGGCGGCCCTGCGCGACGACGAGCGGGTGCGCAAGGCCTACCTGGGCGGAGAGGTCGATGGCTCCACATCGTCCTCAAACAACTGA
- the allB gene encoding allantoinase AllB, which translates to MNCDLLVKNGRVVTAEGVDAADVVVKDGRVAALLSPGAREDVRADRVLDAAGKLVLPGAIDVHAHLNDPGFTWREDFAHGTAAAAAGGVTTVVDMPLQNEPALTNAEIFARKHEAVREKALVDYAFWGGLTGDNLDRMHELHEAGVTSFKVFLGPVSPDYRTLDLGVVREALEIAASFGGLLGFHAEDYSIIRHEEDRAIRAGRTGRPDFLRSRPVDAERIATAGVIELARATGARVHICHVSHPEVAELIRRARAEGLSVTGETCTHYLVFGEDDVLERGMLFKCAPPLRDSAAREGLWDYVVDGTLACVASDHSPCAPQEKDESEGAFKAWGGISGIQSLMAVFFDRAVHRRGLSPSLVAARLSEGPARIFGLWGRKGTIRVGSDADLVILDPNRGWRITEESLQYLNRISAFVGLEGKGVPETTIVRGRVVWSDGAVRAPFGCGQLVRRRGA; encoded by the coding sequence ATGAACTGCGATCTGCTGGTCAAAAATGGTCGGGTCGTGACCGCCGAGGGGGTCGATGCGGCGGACGTCGTCGTGAAGGATGGGCGGGTGGCCGCACTGCTCTCTCCAGGCGCTCGGGAGGATGTCCGCGCCGACCGGGTTCTCGATGCGGCGGGCAAGCTCGTCCTGCCGGGGGCGATCGACGTCCATGCGCACCTCAACGATCCGGGGTTCACCTGGCGCGAGGATTTTGCCCATGGGACCGCTGCGGCGGCGGCCGGCGGCGTGACCACGGTGGTGGACATGCCGCTGCAGAACGAGCCCGCCCTGACCAACGCCGAGATCTTCGCCCGCAAGCACGAGGCCGTTCGGGAGAAGGCCCTTGTGGATTATGCGTTCTGGGGCGGTCTGACGGGCGACAACCTCGACCGGATGCACGAGCTCCACGAGGCGGGCGTCACCTCCTTCAAGGTCTTTCTGGGCCCCGTGTCCCCGGATTACCGGACGCTCGATCTGGGGGTCGTCCGCGAGGCCCTGGAGATCGCCGCATCGTTCGGCGGCTTGCTGGGCTTTCACGCCGAGGACTACTCCATCATCCGGCACGAGGAGGACCGCGCGATTCGTGCCGGAAGGACCGGGCGCCCGGACTTCCTGCGATCCCGTCCGGTCGATGCCGAGCGCATCGCCACCGCGGGGGTCATCGAGCTGGCTCGCGCGACGGGCGCGCGGGTCCACATCTGCCACGTCAGCCATCCCGAGGTGGCGGAGCTGATCCGTCGGGCCCGGGCCGAGGGGCTGTCCGTGACGGGCGAGACCTGCACGCACTACCTCGTCTTCGGGGAGGACGACGTCCTGGAGCGCGGGATGCTCTTCAAGTGCGCCCCTCCGCTGCGGGATTCGGCGGCTCGGGAGGGGCTCTGGGACTATGTCGTCGACGGAACCCTGGCCTGCGTGGCCTCCGACCATTCGCCCTGCGCCCCGCAGGAGAAGGACGAATCGGAGGGAGCGTTCAAGGCCTGGGGCGGGATCAGCGGCATCCAGAGTTTGATGGCGGTCTTCTTCGACCGTGCCGTACACCGCCGCGGCCTGTCCCCTTCGCTCGTTGCCGCCCGTCTCTCCGAGGGGCCGGCGCGGATCTTCGGCCTCTGGGGGCGCAAGGGGACGATCCGGGTGGGCTCGGACGCGGACCTGGTGATTCTGGACCCGAACCGGGGGTGGAGGATTACCGAGGAATCCCTTCAATACCTCAACCGCATCTCGGCGTTCGTCGGGCTGGAGGGCAAGGGGGTGCCCGAGACCACCATCGTGCGCGGCCGGGTCGTCTGGAGCGACGGCGCCGTTCGTGCGCCGTTCGGGTGCGGGCAGTTGGTGAGACGTCGGGGCGCCTGA
- the allB gene encoding allantoinase AllB: protein MNTSLFSCTITNGLVATPSGVVEADIGIADGKIAALAARGMLGGGERVLDAAGKLVLPAVVDAHVHFNDPGLPEREDMATGTAAAAAGGVGTVVDMPLSGAPAVTSVETLELKKRAAAERAVVDYALWGGLVDDNVSELRAMRDAGAIAFKAFTCFAGNDFPYARPEVLYRGLIEAKRSDLLVGVHCEDEGLTSSLERRAREEGRSGARDFLDAHAPVTELLAVDALLEMARSTGARVHICHATLPEVIDRASRARGEARVTVETCPHYLIFSDADLDRLKGVLKCTPPVRSRESIEGLWERVLNGSVDVISSDHSPSTAAQKNPASGSFWDMWGGVQGVQTMLPALFTHGVKRRGMSVEALVRLVCENPARLMGLYPRKGAVRIGSDADLTILDPDARWTLAPEMLLHKNKHSPYIGMEFEGRVTATLVRGAVVFDGEKITASPGTGRLLS from the coding sequence ATGAACACAAGCCTTTTTTCCTGTACGATCACGAACGGCCTCGTCGCGACCCCCTCGGGGGTCGTCGAGGCCGATATCGGAATAGCCGACGGTAAAATCGCGGCCCTGGCCGCCAGAGGAATGCTCGGCGGGGGGGAGCGCGTCCTCGACGCGGCGGGCAAGCTGGTTCTGCCGGCTGTGGTCGACGCACACGTCCACTTCAACGACCCGGGGCTCCCCGAACGCGAGGACATGGCGACGGGCACCGCCGCGGCTGCGGCCGGCGGGGTCGGTACGGTCGTCGACATGCCGCTCTCCGGCGCTCCGGCCGTGACCTCGGTGGAGACTCTGGAGCTCAAGAAACGCGCCGCCGCGGAGCGCGCGGTGGTGGACTACGCCCTGTGGGGCGGTCTGGTGGACGACAACGTCTCTGAGCTGCGCGCGATGCGTGATGCCGGGGCGATCGCCTTCAAGGCGTTCACCTGTTTTGCGGGCAACGATTTCCCCTACGCCCGGCCGGAGGTCCTCTACCGGGGCCTGATCGAGGCGAAACGGAGCGATCTTCTGGTGGGCGTTCACTGCGAGGACGAGGGCCTGACCTCGTCCCTGGAGCGGAGAGCCCGGGAGGAAGGGCGCAGCGGCGCACGCGACTTTCTGGACGCCCACGCGCCCGTCACCGAGCTTCTGGCCGTCGACGCGCTGCTCGAGATGGCCCGCTCCACGGGGGCTCGGGTGCACATCTGTCACGCCACCCTGCCGGAGGTCATCGACCGGGCCTCCCGGGCCCGGGGGGAAGCACGGGTCACGGTGGAGACCTGTCCCCACTACCTGATCTTCTCCGACGCCGATCTGGATCGCCTGAAGGGCGTCCTGAAGTGCACGCCCCCCGTGCGGAGCCGCGAGAGCATCGAGGGCCTCTGGGAGCGCGTCCTGAACGGTTCGGTGGACGTGATCTCCTCGGACCACTCGCCCTCGACGGCGGCGCAGAAGAACCCCGCGAGCGGCAGCTTCTGGGACATGTGGGGTGGGGTGCAGGGCGTTCAGACGATGCTTCCGGCGCTCTTCACCCATGGCGTGAAGCGTCGGGGCATGAGCGTGGAGGCCCTGGTGCGTCTGGTCTGCGAGAACCCCGCGCGCCTGATGGGCCTCTATCCCCGAAAAGGGGCCGTCCGCATCGGCAGCGACGCGGATCTCACGATCCTGGATCCGGATGCGCGGTGGACGCTGGCCCCCGAGATGCTGCTTCACAAGAACAAGCACAGCCCCTACATTGGGATGGAGTTCGAGGGGCGCGTCACGGCGACGCTGGTGCGTGGTGCGGTCGTCTTCGACGGGGAGAAGATAACGGCGTCACCGGGGACGGGGCGGCTTTTGAGCTGA
- a CDS encoding amidohydrolase family protein: MTLDGTRKHADLVLRRGTVIAMDPKRRILENASVAVEGTRIAAVGPAEEIEAAYRAEREIDCLHKAILPGLIDAHGHAGHALLKTIGADTRSHWMHIATPTYHHYTTDEFWYVEARLAALERLKMGVTCGVSVISSAQRSDDPIFGSNNARGYADVGVRGIVAVGPCNPPFPRKFSRWRDGVRHEVEVPFERMMEGAEAVIEAWNGGADGRIRVFIAPFVLLTSIFGSGPSAADVAVALSDHDRLMMRRVREVAAKHGVRIHTEAFGGMIRLARRCEHALLGPDVHIQHCTGISFEEAMILAETGTHVTSAPGYGQINGRCPIPELIGLGANVAITTDGNSPSTPFDLLQAARQTQLIQRMLCRDPFLIPNGKALEMITIDAAKALGWDDEIGSLEPGKQADIAVINLWQPHLVPNVMPVHRVICESVGHDVETVVVAGRVLMEGRRVLSVDEDEVLSEGEAEARRLIERAGLERHMALPSTFWGHAQGWLDEQRVDYDSLPSRP; the protein is encoded by the coding sequence ATGACTTTGGATGGGACCAGGAAGCACGCGGACCTCGTCCTGAGACGGGGTACCGTGATCGCGATGGACCCGAAGCGGCGCATTCTGGAGAACGCATCCGTGGCCGTGGAGGGAACGCGGATCGCGGCCGTGGGTCCCGCGGAGGAGATCGAGGCGGCCTACCGGGCCGAGAGGGAGATCGACTGCCTTCACAAGGCGATTCTGCCGGGACTGATCGACGCCCACGGACACGCGGGGCACGCGCTCCTCAAGACGATCGGTGCGGACACCCGCAGCCATTGGATGCACATCGCGACGCCGACGTACCATCACTACACGACGGACGAATTCTGGTACGTCGAGGCGCGCCTGGCGGCGCTGGAGCGTTTGAAGATGGGGGTGACCTGCGGAGTCAGCGTCATCAGCTCGGCTCAACGCAGCGACGACCCGATATTTGGAAGCAACAACGCACGCGGTTACGCCGACGTGGGCGTTCGGGGGATCGTGGCCGTCGGCCCCTGCAATCCGCCCTTCCCGCGGAAGTTCAGTCGGTGGAGAGACGGCGTCCGCCACGAGGTGGAGGTCCCCTTCGAGAGGATGATGGAGGGGGCCGAGGCCGTCATCGAGGCTTGGAACGGCGGGGCCGACGGGCGCATTCGGGTCTTCATTGCGCCGTTCGTCCTGTTGACCTCGATCTTCGGTTCCGGTCCCTCGGCTGCGGACGTCGCCGTGGCCCTGTCGGATCACGACCGGCTGATGATGCGCCGGGTCCGGGAGGTTGCGGCCAAGCACGGGGTCCGCATTCACACGGAGGCGTTCGGCGGCATGATCCGTCTCGCGCGGCGCTGCGAGCACGCCCTCCTGGGGCCGGATGTGCATATCCAGCACTGCACCGGCATCTCCTTCGAGGAGGCCATGATCCTGGCGGAGACGGGGACCCACGTGACCAGCGCGCCCGGCTACGGACAGATCAACGGGCGTTGTCCGATCCCCGAGTTGATCGGGCTGGGGGCCAACGTCGCGATCACGACGGACGGGAACTCGCCGTCCACGCCGTTCGACCTCCTTCAGGCCGCCCGGCAGACCCAGCTGATCCAGCGGATGCTCTGCCGCGACCCCTTCCTGATTCCCAACGGCAAGGCGCTCGAGATGATCACGATCGATGCCGCCAAGGCGCTGGGCTGGGACGACGAGATCGGCTCGCTCGAGCCGGGGAAGCAGGCGGACATCGCCGTCATCAACCTATGGCAGCCTCACCTGGTCCCCAACGTCATGCCGGTGCACCGCGTGATCTGCGAGTCCGTGGGGCACGACGTGGAGACCGTCGTCGTGGCCGGACGCGTGCTGATGGAGGGGCGCCGCGTTCTGTCCGTGGACGAGGACGAGGTGCTGAGCGAGGGGGAGGCGGAGGCTCGCCGTCTGATCGAGCGCGCCGGATTGGAACGGCACATGGCGTTGCCGAGTACCTTTTGGGGGCACGCACAGGGCTGGCTGGACGAGCAGCGGGTGGATTACGACTCGCTCCCGAGCCGGCCTTAG
- a CDS encoding aspartate/glutamate racemase family protein, whose protein sequence is MKILAINSNMNRAITDKIRDVARGLASPGTTVDAVCAEWGVPAIEGSYDAAFAALATVELVKRHERDYDAFIVVCYSDPGLYAARELTNKPVYGIAQSSMLAACTFGHRFSILSPLDRFRPVLESLVRFYGLEALCASVRTVNMDVRQSFDDLKAANTAFALEARRAVEEDGAEVICLGGAVFAGRDRAIGEEAGGVVCIDGLSAALKQAEAYHALGYTSSKVGLFETPRAKVRTLPGGVEI, encoded by the coding sequence ATGAAGATTCTGGCCATCAACTCGAATATGAACCGTGCGATCACGGACAAGATCCGCGACGTCGCCCGGGGGTTGGCAAGCCCGGGGACGACGGTGGATGCGGTGTGCGCGGAGTGGGGCGTGCCCGCGATCGAGGGCAGCTACGACGCGGCCTTTGCCGCGCTGGCGACGGTCGAGCTGGTCAAGCGCCACGAGAGGGACTACGACGCCTTCATCGTCGTCTGCTATTCCGACCCCGGCCTCTATGCCGCCCGGGAGCTGACGAACAAGCCGGTCTACGGCATCGCCCAGTCCTCCATGCTGGCGGCATGCACCTTCGGGCACCGGTTCAGCATCCTCTCCCCCCTGGACCGTTTCAGGCCGGTGCTCGAAAGCCTGGTGCGGTTCTACGGACTGGAGGCCCTGTGCGCCTCGGTCCGGACCGTCAATATGGACGTGAGGCAGTCCTTTGACGACCTGAAGGCCGCCAATACGGCCTTCGCCCTCGAGGCGCGCCGGGCCGTGGAGGAGGACGGCGCCGAGGTGATCTGTCTGGGTGGGGCCGTCTTCGCCGGCCGCGACCGCGCGATCGGCGAGGAGGCGGGCGGCGTGGTCTGCATCGACGGGCTGTCCGCGGCCCTCAAACAGGCGGAGGCCTATCACGCCCTCGGGTACACGAGCAGCAAGGTGGGGCTTTTCGAGACCCCGCGCGCCAAGGTGCGCACGCTGCCCGGCGGCGTGGAGATTTAG